The stretch of DNA TCTGTGGCGGAATTGGGACTAGCTAAAGAGTCACCGGGCATTCACATTTTCGAGTTAGAAAATCCTGAATTAGGCAGTGATATCCGGCCACTATTGGGCTTAGATGATGTAATTTTAGACTTGACAGCAACAGCAAATCGCGCTGATGCTTTAAGTATGGTAGGTGTAGCTAGAGAAGTAGCGGCGCTAACTGGAGCAAATCTGAGAATTCCTGAAGCAGCGGGGGTGTTAATTCAAGGGCAAGAAGGGGGCGAGACTGCAAGTTTAGCAATTGATATTTCTCAGTCTCAAGCTTGCCCAATTTACATCGGTACTGCGATTGAAAAAGTCAAAATTGGCCCTTCTCCGGCGTGGTTGCAGCAGCGATTGCAAGCGGCGGGAGTAAGACCAATTAGTAATGTAGTTGATGTTACTAATTACATTCTTTTAGAATGGGGTCAACCGCTACACGCTTTCGATAGAGATCGATTGGAAGCTGTTGCAGGTAGCAGCGATTTAACTATTGGCGTTCGTTTTGCCAATTCTGGGGAATCGCTGAAAACTCTTGACGGTCAAACACGGAATTTGCAAGCACAAACGCTTTTAATTACTGTTAATGACAAACCCGTAGCTCTAGCTGGCGTGATGGGTGGGGAAGAGACGGAAGTTTACGAAGGTACGCAAAATTTGGTTTTGGAAGCTGCAATTTTTGAACCAGTAGCAATTAGGCGTTCTGCTCGTTCTCAAGGTTTGCGAAGTGAAGCTTCTACTCGCTACGAACGAGGTGTAAATCAGGCAGAATTAGCCTTAGCTTGTCGCCGTGCTTTAAAGTTGATTGTTGAACTGGCAGAAGGAGTTCCTGTTGTTCAGGAAACTGCGAGCATTGGTGTAGATAAGTCGAATTTAACCCGCAATGTAGAATTGCGTTTAGATCGAGTAGATCGGGTTTTAGGGCAGCTTAAGCGGGGCGAAGATACGCTTTATGAAAAGTATCTGCAACCTGATGAAATCAAGGGCATTCTGACAGCTTTAGGTTGCGGTGTTGCTCCAAGTATTGAGGAAAGAGTCTGGACGGTGACAGTCCCAGTTTATCGCTATCGGGACTTAGAACGGGAGATTGATTTAATTGAGGAAATTGCGCGACTTTACGGTTACGATCGCTTCTGCGATACTTTACCAAGCAAGACTGCGGCGGGTTTTTTACCTCTGGAATATGCGGCAATTCGCAATATTCGGGCGGCTTTTCGAGCGGCGGGTTTGACGGAATTGATGCACTATTCGTTAGTGAAGACGGAAGGTGAAAATCAAGTAGTTTTAGCTAATCCGTTGTTGGTTGAGTATTCAGCTTTGCGGACGGAGATGCTATCAGGATTGATTGATGCTTTTGAGTACAATTTAGAACAAGGAAATGGGCCATTAAATGGGTTTGAAATTGGTCGTATTTTCTGGAAAGATGGCGAGGAAATGCAGGAAGGGGACAGGGTTGCTGGTATTATTGGCGGCGATCCCGTGCAAGGTAAATGGCAACAGAGTGGACGCGATCGCGCTTTGACTTGGTTTGAGGCGAAGGGGATTTTAGAGAGTGTGTTTGAGTCCTTGGGTTTGGCGGTAGAATATGAGAGCGATCGCAGTGATTCACGACTGCATCCAGGCCGGACAGCGGCGTTATCTTTAAATGGTAGCCGCTTAGGAATATTCGGACAATTGCACCCACAATTGCAACAGGAACGAGGTTTACCAGAGGCAGTTTATGCCTTCCAATTTGATTTGAAGGTGTTGTTAGCGGCGTTGAATGAAGCTGATAATTTAACTCGCAAATTCAGTGTTTATTCTAGCTATCCTGCGGCTGACCGAGATTTAGCTTTGTTTGCACCTATTGATGTTTCTGTTGTTGAGATTGAAGGTGTGATGAAAAAGGCTGCTGGGAGCCTGCTAGAGTCGGTGCAGTTGTTTGATGAGTATCGCGGCGAGAATGTGCCAGATGGTCAAAGAAGTTTGGCTTTTCGGTTAATTTATCGGGTTAGCGATCGCACTCTTTCTGACGGTGATATTGAACCTGTGCAACAAAAAGTCCGCAATGCCCTGGTGAAGCAGTTTGCTGTTAGTTTAAGGAGTTAGGGCGTTGTCAATGGTCGTAACATTGCGCTAACCATAAAGGAAGTGTCAGGAAAGTGCAAAGGTGAAATGCTCATGCGATCGGCAAGTATGAGCTCACTTTGGTAGCCTTCCTGACTCGGTTCTCGAAAGACGTGGAGTTGGCGATCGTTGACATCTAATACCCAATAATCGGTAATTCCTGATTGAGCATAAATTGTGGCTTTGATACCGCAATCTTTTCTGAGTGTAGTATCGGCAATTTCAATAATCAGGTAAATTTCTGAGGGGGTTGGGTGTCGGTCTTCGTAGTATAGTGGATCTCGCATAAGCAAGGCAATATCTGGCTCTGGTTCGGAGTTATCATTTAATTGAATAGAGTCTTGTACGCTAATCAAAACTAATCTCCCTAAAAGGTCTTGCAATAGCTCTACAGTGCGCTTTACTGCTGCATTGTGTGCGGTTCCTTTGGCTGCCATTTTTACTATCTGTCCTGCTAATAATTCTACTTTTTCATCTTCATTAAGAATACCATTTTCTATCATTTGGTGATAGTCTTGAACTGTGAAAAGACGAATTTCTAATAATGTCATAGCTGTCTCCTGTACTTGCCGAACGAGCAATATTTTGTAATTACTAATTCTAGCATAATAGATTAAAGGCAACACTATCAAACTTTATGGAAGAATTAATGGAGTTAAAGGAGCTGCTGCACCGAGGCAAAGTTGCAGAGGCTTTGCTACTGGTGCAAGAATTGGAGGACATGAGTAAGTCGGATAAGCTTAACAAAATTTTTAGTTATGGTATAATCTTGCTGTTGCATCTGATTAAAAAAGTTGCTGAAGACCGAACTACTAAGTCTTGGGAAACTTTGATTTTCAATACCGTCAAGCAAATTCAGCGCACTAACAAGCGACATAAAGCTAAAGGAACCTATCTCACCGAAGAGGAATTAATAGAGACTTTACAGGATGCTTATGAATCTGCGTTGAAGTCTGCGGCTTTAGAAGCTTTTGAAGGAATTTATGATGTCGAAGTAATTGCCAAGATGGTAAGCGAAGGTGATATTATTGCAATAGCAATGGATTTAATTGTAGAGCGATCGCCTGAAAGTTAATTTATTAGAAAGATTGACAGATATGACTAAATATGTGCTGTGGGGAAGTTACTGCGAAGACGTTCTTGAAAAACGCGCTCCTTTTCGCGACGCTCATCTGGCTGGATTGGCGAAGCAAAAAGAGTCGGGTGTGTTGATTACAATTGGGCCGACTAAGGATTTAACTAAGGTTTTTGGCATTTATGAAGCTGAAGATGAGGCAACTGTGAGACAATTGGTGGAGGCCGATCCTTATTGGGAAAATGGGGTTTGGACTGAGTATGATGTGAAAGAGTGGATTCAGGCTTTTTAAAGGAGTTAATATGGTGAATAGCTTAAGATTAGGTGACGATGATTTAGTTCCTGTTGATTATACGGATTTACTGGATAAAATCTTGGGAGTTTTACAGAGTCAAAATCCTTTTAGTCGGTCAAGTGATAACTATCGCCTGGTAATTGATATTGATGCAATTGCCAATGAAGTCTCCCAGTTACAAATCATTCCTCCCTTGGGTTCTTTTGAACGTCAAGCGCATTCCGCTACTGTGAATTTTCCTGCGGAAGTTGAGGTTCGCTTTCGCAGTCAAATTAGACAGATTAGAGAGTATTTGCGGCAACATTTAGAAACTATATTGGGAGGAGATGATGCTGTTGAAAGATTTGTGGCAAGTTTAATTGTGCCTTTGGATTCAACGTATTTTCGAGGTGGCGGTACTGAGTTAGGTTTTAAATACAATTTTCCCAGACATTCTACCTTAGAAAAAAAGAAATTAACTTTGCAACGTCTGGATTCTAGCACGCGGGCAATTTTAAAGCTGCACAAATTGACAATTTCTGTGCGAAACTCAGACATTTTTCAGCAGCAGCTAAGGGAGGGTTTAAAAAAATATATCAATGAAAATACTGACAATAAAGAGGATCGGGAAAATCTCACCGATCGCCTTGATGAGATCGTTCAAGATGAAAGCTCTAATTTTCATAAATTGATTCGACTTGTAGATAAGGAAACCCTGGGTAAGCTGAATAAAGAAGCTAAGATTACCTATTTAGAGTATCTTTTAGAGAATATTCGTAGTAATAGCACAGATCGGGTAGGGATAATCTATTTACAAGACTTAATTCGGCGACTCCGGTTGATAGAAGAATATATTAGCGATATTGACAAAAGTGATGGGGACTATGAGGTAAATTATGCCGGAGTAAGAGTTAACTACAGGGATATTTTTTCCAGAGCAGAAGTGTTAGATATACTTCCGATAGTTCCAATTGTAGCAGGTTATTTGGGAGAAAGTACAGATACTCACCGAAGCGAACGTAAATTTATCTTTGGTTTGAAAATCAAGTTTGATAACCCGGTTCAAGCACGGGGTGGGGATGATGTATTTGAATATAATTTGAATTTGCTTAATCCTGATAGTGATGAACAAAAAACAGAACTAGCAGAGGATTTTAATCGGGAAAAATTCGTCCGCAAGGTATTAAAAATAGCCTTGCTTTACTATTTTGTCTTTGCTTCTCGTAGTAATCCTTTAGCGAATGATTACAACCCTGAATCTGAAGGGAATTACCAACCGCGAGAAAGCTTTGAGTCTGTGGTAATGCCTGTTTTAAGTGGTTCGGATGAAGAAAGGAAACAGCAAATACTTCGTGGTATCATCCGAGGCTTAAATCAATATAACATTAAGGTTAAAATAGACCGTCTCAAACAACTTTTAAAAGGCTTTTTAGACAGGGAAACAATTTTGCCGCCTCGAACAGAATCACGACACATCAACATCAAAAGAGGTATCCTAGAACAGATAGATGATACTTTAACAACTGGGAAATTTTTCAATGACATTTTGGAGCGAAATCCGAAACAAGCACTCCAGTATATTACAGTTGAAAATGCTAGGGTGAATCCCAGAGCTATTTGTCAGCTACCAGTCAATATTACCATAGAAGATATCCGTTATTTCCCTACTGATGAACGGCAAAGTTTCAGTATGGAATATAATATCAAAGGTATTAATGCTTTGCCTGTACTTTTAACTCCTAGAGGTGCAATTTCTAAAGATACCTACGCCAAGCATTTCAACACAAAATTAGTTGTGTTTCGTTATGAAAATCAACGATTAAAAAGCGATGGAGGTTTACCACCAGCAGAGGCTTTTGTTTACAAGTTTACTATGCTCCTGCTATCTTATATGTGTCTGAAGATATTAGCAGAAAATTGGGGCAAAAATTTATTTATTCCGATGGTGAGACTTCACGAAGGCGACCACAATAACCCTTCACCGTCAGAAAAGTTTATGGCCCATCTTTCTAAAACATTGTCTCATTTGTTAAGCGAAAAATATCGCTGTAATTCCCAAGGATTTCGGATTAAGCATCCACCGAAAAAGTTTACTATCGGAAATGGTCTAAGTTCCCTCTATTCAATATTACCCAAAAAGTTTCGCTTCGACAATGTGCAGCTATCTCCAGAGTTGGATAATTTAGCAATTATTGTGGTTTCCAGTCGGGAAAGTGATGCGAGAAAAGGTAACGCTAATCGTTTTCAGAGAAAAGCAAGTTTAATCGGAGAAATTGTCGGCATTAATCGCCAAGAAGATGGTTCAATTCAGGTGGAAATGCTAAAAACTTTTTCGGAAAATTACAGCGTTACTCATCTCTATACTCAGCCATCAATTCTGGAAGATGCAATGAGTCAACTTTATGAGCAAGGATATAGGAACTTTGCTTATATTTCACAAGCACCTTATACGAGCACGCTACATATTACCAAAACTGATGAAGATGAGGATTTGTTTTTTATGTCCAAAAGTCTCATCCGAACTTTGAAAGGAGAGAGGCGAGACATCAAGATTTATCCCATTTTCTTTGATAAATATTTCGTCCGTAGCTTTGAACAACATAGAGGAGAATCCTTCTATATTCAAGATATAATGGAACTTAGTAATTTAGCTGACGATCCCAATCAGGAATCCGTGATGTTTTTTAACCTATTTAATGGGATTAAAGTCGATCAACAGGGAGACAAAAACTTTTATAATGGTGTGATTTCCTACTCGACACTTCTGCATATCTATCAAGGCATTTTGGATGACAAAGATATTCATCAAGATTTGATTTATGATGGTCTAACTAAAGATACTTTGCTACACTATCTGACAATATTTCACTTTTCTAGGTATGAAGCTCGTCAGAATATTAGTTTAAAACTCGACCCCTACGAGCGGATTATTGGCGATGATTCGGTTGGTGCTTTATCTATATTTAGTCATACTGGTGGAAGTGCAAATTTTAACTCGTTGGCTTTTTTGAATAAGGTAAGAGAATTAGATAATGAGGTAGATAATAATGATTGGTGAAGATTTGGGTCGTCTGTTTGAAGTCGGATTCAATATTGGAATTCTGGCTTATATTCAGCAGGAAAATATCCCTCACAACTTTGGCAATTTGTACCGCCTGGATTTGCAGCACCTAAAATTGCCAAAAATGACAGCAGAAATAACTAGGGAAGCAAATCTCCTGGGTAGTCTGGATGGTAAAATAGTTGAGAAATGGAGCCTTTATTTTATACAGAAAGGTTTTTTTTCTGGCTTAAACTTTTTTCGCGAGTACATCAAATCTGCTGGTAGTAAACTGCAAAATCTTAAGATTTTATACTATCAGTGCAGTTTTAGTGATGCTAACAGTATTAGAACATATAATAAGGGTCAACAAAAAGGATTTAAAGAGGTTTTATCTCAGATTACAAATGTGCAACCAGATTTTGCAAATGCTGATATTGATTTGTTAATCCATCGCTACTCAAAAAAAGGTGAGTTTTTGCAAGCTGATACGCTTATGCTGGTACAACAACGTAATGATTTTAGAATTCTCTGCGTTGACTTATCTGTATTTTCTCCAGTATTAGCGTTGTCGGGAGTAGACCTCCATGAAATAGAGATAATGCGGAAATTGTTAATGAGGGAAATTAGCTATTTGCGCTCAAAGAGTGTTTTTTCTAATCTGCG from Kamptonema formosum PCC 6407 encodes:
- a CDS encoding YciI family protein, yielding MTKYVLWGSYCEDVLEKRAPFRDAHLAGLAKQKESGVLITIGPTKDLTKVFGIYEAEDEATVRQLVEADPYWENGVWTEYDVKEWIQAF
- a CDS encoding DUF29 family protein yields the protein MEELMELKELLHRGKVAEALLLVQELEDMSKSDKLNKIFSYGIILLLHLIKKVAEDRTTKSWETLIFNTVKQIQRTNKRHKAKGTYLTEEELIETLQDAYESALKSAALEAFEGIYDVEVIAKMVSEGDIIAIAMDLIVERSPES
- the pheT gene encoding phenylalanine--tRNA ligase subunit beta → MRISINWLRELVDIAVTPEELAETLTMAGFEVEEIEDRRTWADGVVLGKILTCEQHPNADKLRVCQVDIGKGEPLNIVCGAPNARANIYVAVATVGTYLPNIDLKIKPAKLRGVPSEGMICSVAELGLAKESPGIHIFELENPELGSDIRPLLGLDDVILDLTATANRADALSMVGVAREVAALTGANLRIPEAAGVLIQGQEGGETASLAIDISQSQACPIYIGTAIEKVKIGPSPAWLQQRLQAAGVRPISNVVDVTNYILLEWGQPLHAFDRDRLEAVAGSSDLTIGVRFANSGESLKTLDGQTRNLQAQTLLITVNDKPVALAGVMGGEETEVYEGTQNLVLEAAIFEPVAIRRSARSQGLRSEASTRYERGVNQAELALACRRALKLIVELAEGVPVVQETASIGVDKSNLTRNVELRLDRVDRVLGQLKRGEDTLYEKYLQPDEIKGILTALGCGVAPSIEERVWTVTVPVYRYRDLEREIDLIEEIARLYGYDRFCDTLPSKTAAGFLPLEYAAIRNIRAAFRAAGLTELMHYSLVKTEGENQVVLANPLLVEYSALRTEMLSGLIDAFEYNLEQGNGPLNGFEIGRIFWKDGEEMQEGDRVAGIIGGDPVQGKWQQSGRDRALTWFEAKGILESVFESLGLAVEYESDRSDSRLHPGRTAALSLNGSRLGIFGQLHPQLQQERGLPEAVYAFQFDLKVLLAALNEADNLTRKFSVYSSYPAADRDLALFAPIDVSVVEIEGVMKKAAGSLLESVQLFDEYRGENVPDGQRSLAFRLIYRVSDRTLSDGDIEPVQQKVRNALVKQFAVSLRS
- a CDS encoding Uma2 family endonuclease, whose translation is MTLLEIRLFTVQDYHQMIENGILNEDEKVELLAGQIVKMAAKGTAHNAAVKRTVELLQDLLGRLVLISVQDSIQLNDNSEPEPDIALLMRDPLYYEDRHPTPSEIYLIIEIADTTLRKDCGIKATIYAQSGITDYWVLDVNDRQLHVFREPSQEGYQSELILADRMSISPLHFPDTSFMVSAMLRPLTTP